One stretch of Stigmatella aurantiaca DNA includes these proteins:
- a CDS encoding WD40/YVTN/BNR-like repeat-containing protein has protein sequence MSPFPDIYVGATRGLFVARHVSGRYVPTPLGRLPVEGAARHTASALQSMFRGSSVGVTADMPKGGLIVDSRRPGRLYVGTEAAGVFRSEDGGATWVPDSQGLGSSRIWSLVQHPVTGVLYAGTEPAAIYRKLPDATAWEPCAPLSALPRYGEWTSPNAPYEPRVRGIGLDPERPQAIAAAIEVGWLVLSLDGGKSWTNLTEGSEFDSHSVLFAPGQPHVLLSTSGYGFFRSDDGGAHFSASKAGLDRSYLSPLVLHPARPQTLYVFGARSAPPSWFHRGAGADGAFFRSDDLGQRWRRVGDTPVIPGGSWTACGDPQAPETFCVGLTDGSVWLTQDGGEHFACVLEGLGLVSVVSI, from the coding sequence ATGAGCCCCTTCCCTGACATCTACGTGGGCGCCACCCGCGGCCTCTTCGTGGCCCGGCACGTGAGTGGCCGCTACGTTCCCACGCCCCTGGGCCGCCTTCCGGTGGAGGGCGCGGCCCGGCACACCGCTTCCGCCCTGCAGTCCATGTTCCGTGGCAGTTCCGTGGGCGTCACCGCGGACATGCCCAAGGGGGGCCTCATCGTGGACTCCCGGCGCCCAGGCCGGCTGTACGTGGGCACCGAGGCCGCGGGTGTCTTCCGCAGCGAGGACGGCGGCGCCACCTGGGTTCCCGACAGCCAGGGGCTCGGCTCCTCGCGGATCTGGTCCCTGGTCCAGCACCCCGTCACCGGCGTGCTGTACGCGGGCACCGAGCCTGCGGCCATTTACCGCAAGCTCCCGGACGCCACCGCCTGGGAGCCCTGCGCGCCCTTGTCGGCCCTGCCCCGGTACGGCGAGTGGACCTCGCCCAACGCGCCGTATGAGCCCCGCGTGCGAGGCATTGGACTGGATCCCGAGCGGCCCCAGGCCATCGCCGCCGCCATCGAGGTGGGCTGGCTCGTGCTCAGCCTGGATGGGGGGAAGAGCTGGACGAACCTCACCGAGGGCTCGGAGTTCGACTCGCACTCCGTCCTCTTCGCGCCGGGCCAGCCCCACGTCCTGCTCTCGACGAGCGGGTACGGCTTCTTCCGGAGTGACGACGGCGGCGCGCACTTCTCCGCCTCGAAGGCAGGGCTCGACCGGAGCTATCTGTCTCCCCTCGTCCTTCATCCGGCTCGCCCCCAGACGCTCTATGTCTTCGGGGCCCGGAGCGCCCCACCGTCCTGGTTCCACCGGGGCGCCGGTGCGGACGGTGCCTTCTTCCGCAGCGATGACCTGGGCCAGCGCTGGCGCCGCGTAGGAGACACTCCCGTCATCCCCGGGGGCAGTTGGACGGCGTGTGGCGATCCGCAGGCGCCAGAAACGTTTTGCGTTGGATTGACGGACGGCTCCGTCTGGCTGACACAGGATGGCGGCGAACACTTCGCGTGTGTGCTCGAAGGGCTAGGGCTCGTCAGCGTGGTGTCAATCTGA
- a CDS encoding terpene synthase family protein, translating to MSSRPENLLRSTFLDSLPGPECEHIFALTQELSAPLAAWCAKYPSLLRPSRVPQISLTLAASAPFLSARELLPTGRLLLWLFAVDDLCDERPHAQEAAFPLTLCARFEQALSVLETPGAPSASEEPLHQAMRDIREGLASLPLFSALHTPLLNALRDFLRGMQLEVAWSRLYRQSPPGPAPSLQEYLEKAACFTTGTLPIYLSVLMATRDEAILPRLPHFMGLGHEAAVSIRLANDLRTYEKELAEGKLNSLILLQREMMEQHGQVPAAALERGRAEVKAHLLGAMERCSQLGGEEATAGCRATQAIVNAVAFACGFYAHHDFHHALVRKDGHRFGEARPPRAAVTPSVST from the coding sequence ATGTCCTCCCGTCCTGAGAACCTCCTGCGCAGCACGTTTCTCGACAGTCTCCCGGGCCCCGAGTGTGAGCACATCTTCGCCCTCACCCAGGAGCTGTCCGCGCCGCTGGCCGCCTGGTGCGCGAAGTACCCTTCCCTCCTTCGGCCCTCCCGTGTGCCGCAGATCAGCTTGACCCTGGCCGCCTCCGCCCCTTTCCTGAGCGCCCGCGAGCTGCTGCCCACCGGGAGGCTGCTCCTGTGGCTCTTCGCCGTGGATGACCTCTGCGACGAGCGTCCCCACGCGCAAGAGGCCGCCTTTCCCCTCACGCTCTGCGCCCGGTTCGAGCAGGCCCTGTCCGTGCTCGAGACCCCAGGGGCCCCCTCTGCCAGCGAGGAGCCACTCCACCAGGCCATGCGGGACATCCGGGAAGGGTTGGCCTCGCTTCCCCTCTTCTCCGCCCTGCACACGCCCCTGCTGAATGCGCTCCGGGACTTTCTGCGGGGCATGCAGCTCGAGGTGGCGTGGAGCCGCCTCTACCGCCAATCACCGCCAGGCCCAGCCCCCTCGCTCCAGGAGTATCTGGAGAAGGCGGCCTGCTTCACCACCGGCACGCTGCCCATCTACCTGAGCGTGTTGATGGCCACCCGCGATGAGGCGATCCTTCCGCGCCTGCCCCACTTCATGGGGCTGGGGCATGAGGCGGCCGTCAGCATCCGTCTGGCCAATGATCTCCGCACCTACGAGAAGGAGCTGGCCGAGGGCAAGCTCAACTCCCTCATCCTCCTTCAGCGCGAGATGATGGAGCAGCACGGCCAGGTGCCCGCCGCCGCCTTGGAGCGGGGCCGCGCGGAGGTGAAGGCCCACCTCCTGGGGGCCATGGAGCGGTGCAGTCAGCTCGGTGGCGAGGAGGCCACGGCGGGCTGCCGGGCCACGCAAGCCATCGTGAATGCCGTGGCCTTCGCCTGTGGCTTCTACGCCCACCACGACTTCCACCATGCCCTCGTGCGCAAGGACGGCCATCGCTTCGGCGAAGCGAGGCCGCCCCGCGCGGCCGTCACTCCATCAGTGTCCACTTGA
- a CDS encoding Gfo/Idh/MocA family protein gives MSTQPERKLRYAMVGGGRDAFIGSVHRRAMALDGQMELVAGALSSNPDKARASGKDLGLAPERNHGRWEDLLADELTRPAEERIDFVSIVTPNHVHFPVAKAFAAAGIHVVCDKPLVHTRAQADELVRTVEQSGVVFGVTYNYTGYPMVREARELVKRGVLGELRKVVVEYNQGWLATHVEGQGNKQAGWRTDPERSGAAGAIGDIGSHAENLAATVTGLELEAICADLGALVPGRRLDDDASLLLRWRGGVRGVLTASQIAAGVENDLRLRVFGSAGSLDWRQENPNELVHAPLDGPKRILTRGSPWLSEASRRACRVPSGHPEAFIEAFANVYLGVAADIRARLAGVAADPLAADYPRLADGVRGVRFIEKTVESAASKLKWTLME, from the coding sequence ATGAGCACCCAGCCCGAACGCAAGCTGCGGTACGCGATGGTGGGCGGTGGGCGCGACGCGTTCATCGGCTCGGTGCACCGCCGGGCCATGGCCCTGGATGGGCAGATGGAGCTGGTGGCGGGCGCGCTCTCGTCCAACCCGGACAAGGCGCGGGCCTCGGGCAAGGATCTGGGCCTGGCCCCGGAGCGCAACCACGGCCGGTGGGAGGATCTGCTGGCCGACGAGCTGACGCGCCCGGCGGAGGAGCGCATCGACTTCGTCTCCATCGTCACGCCCAACCACGTGCACTTCCCGGTGGCGAAGGCCTTCGCCGCGGCGGGGATTCACGTGGTGTGTGACAAGCCGCTCGTGCACACGCGCGCGCAGGCGGACGAGCTGGTGCGCACGGTGGAGCAGTCCGGCGTCGTGTTCGGCGTCACCTACAACTACACCGGCTATCCGATGGTGCGCGAGGCGCGCGAGCTGGTGAAGCGCGGCGTGCTCGGGGAGCTGCGCAAGGTGGTGGTCGAATACAACCAGGGCTGGCTCGCCACGCACGTGGAGGGCCAGGGCAACAAGCAGGCCGGCTGGCGAACGGATCCGGAGCGGAGCGGGGCGGCCGGGGCCATCGGCGACATCGGCTCGCACGCGGAGAACCTGGCCGCCACCGTCACGGGCCTGGAGCTGGAGGCGATCTGCGCGGACCTCGGGGCCCTGGTGCCGGGGCGGCGGCTCGACGACGACGCCAGCCTGCTCCTGCGCTGGCGGGGCGGGGTGCGCGGGGTGCTGACGGCCTCGCAGATTGCCGCCGGGGTGGAGAATGACTTGCGGCTGCGCGTGTTCGGCTCGGCGGGCTCGCTCGATTGGCGGCAGGAGAACCCGAACGAGCTGGTGCATGCGCCGCTCGATGGGCCCAAGCGCATCCTCACGCGGGGCTCGCCCTGGCTGAGCGAGGCCTCGCGCCGGGCGTGCCGGGTGCCCTCGGGCCACCCCGAGGCGTTCATCGAGGCGTTCGCCAACGTGTACCTGGGCGTCGCGGCGGACATCCGGGCCCGGCTCGCCGGGGTGGCGGCGGATCCGCTCGCCGCCGACTACCCCCGGCTCGCGGACGGCGTGCGCGGGGTGCGCTTCATCGAGAAGACGGTGGAGTCGGCGGCCAGCAAGCTCAAGTGGACACTGATGGAGTGA
- a CDS encoding sugar phosphate isomerase/epimerase family protein, whose product MTRPVTLFTGQWADLPLSELAPLARRMGYDGLELACWGDHFNVQEALASKTYAKDKHALLESHGLKCFAIGNHLVGQAVCDLIDERHQSIVPAHVWGDGDPEGVRQRAAQEMKDTARAAAAFGVKTVTGFTGSSVWHATYAFPPTPQAFWDKGFADFGRRWTPILDTFEAQGVRFALEVHPTEIAFDIASAQRAIEAVKGHRCFGFNFDPSHLGYQGVDYVKFIRTFADRVFNVHMKDVWWGRGDGTVGVFGGHTSFGDPRRNWDFRSLGRGMIDFESVIVALNDIQYAGPLSVEWEDSRMDRVHGATESAAFCKRLDFPAAAGAFDAVFDKDKQARAGG is encoded by the coding sequence ATGACGAGACCTGTCACGCTGTTCACCGGCCAATGGGCCGACCTGCCCCTCTCCGAACTCGCACCGCTGGCCCGGCGCATGGGCTACGACGGCCTGGAGCTGGCCTGCTGGGGCGACCATTTCAACGTCCAGGAGGCGCTCGCCTCCAAGACGTACGCGAAGGACAAGCACGCCCTGCTGGAGTCCCACGGCCTGAAGTGCTTCGCCATCGGCAACCACCTGGTGGGGCAGGCCGTGTGCGACCTCATCGACGAGCGCCACCAGTCCATCGTCCCCGCGCACGTGTGGGGGGATGGGGACCCGGAGGGCGTGCGCCAGCGCGCGGCCCAGGAGATGAAGGACACGGCCCGGGCCGCCGCCGCCTTCGGGGTGAAGACCGTCACCGGCTTCACCGGCTCGTCGGTGTGGCACGCCACCTATGCCTTCCCGCCCACCCCACAGGCGTTCTGGGACAAGGGCTTCGCCGACTTCGGCCGCCGCTGGACGCCGATTCTGGACACGTTCGAGGCGCAGGGCGTGCGCTTCGCGCTGGAGGTCCACCCGACGGAGATCGCCTTCGACATCGCCTCGGCCCAGCGCGCCATCGAGGCGGTGAAGGGGCACCGCTGCTTCGGCTTCAACTTCGACCCGAGCCACCTCGGCTACCAGGGCGTGGACTACGTGAAGTTCATCCGCACGTTCGCGGACCGCGTGTTCAACGTCCACATGAAGGACGTGTGGTGGGGCCGGGGCGATGGCACCGTGGGCGTGTTCGGCGGCCACACGAGCTTCGGAGATCCGCGCCGCAACTGGGACTTCCGCAGCCTGGGCCGGGGGATGATCGACTTCGAGTCCGTCATCGTCGCGCTCAATGACATCCAGTACGCGGGGCCCCTGAGCGTGGAGTGGGAGGACAGCCGGATGGACCGGGTGCACGGGGCCACCGAGAGCGCGGCCTTCTGCAAGCGGCTCGACTTCCCCGCCGCGGCGGGCGCGTTCGACGCCGTGTTCGACAAGGACAAGCAAGCGCGGGCGGGCGGATGA
- a CDS encoding substrate-binding domain-containing protein, with amino-acid sequence MKSVLRRLAVGASAVAALLMSSGAAAQDKKVHVGVAIPAATHGFTGGIVWWANQAKKELEKANPGLKVTVRTAANAPEQANQLQDLLTVNKIDTLVIFPFESAALTKPVAQVKGKGVYVTVVDRGLTDTSAQDAYVAGDNTAFGKLPAEYLAKRLNGKGNIVVLRGIPTTIDNERMDAFNAVLKNHPDIKVLDAKYGNWNRDDAFKVMQDYLTRFKQIDAVWAADDDMAVGVLKAISQAKRTDIKEVFGGAGAKGMVKTIIDGSNPLIQADVSYSPKFIYDAIKMTAEARLKGDKLPATTIVPSVLITKENAKDFYFPDSPF; translated from the coding sequence ATGAAATCCGTCCTCCGTAGACTCGCAGTGGGTGCATCCGCCGTGGCCGCGCTGCTCATGTCCTCCGGCGCCGCCGCGCAGGACAAGAAGGTTCACGTCGGCGTGGCCATCCCCGCCGCCACGCACGGCTTCACCGGCGGCATCGTGTGGTGGGCCAACCAGGCCAAGAAGGAGCTGGAGAAGGCCAACCCGGGCCTGAAGGTCACCGTGCGCACGGCGGCCAACGCGCCCGAGCAGGCCAACCAGCTCCAGGACCTGCTGACCGTCAACAAGATCGACACGCTGGTCATCTTCCCGTTCGAGTCGGCGGCGCTCACCAAGCCCGTCGCGCAGGTGAAGGGCAAGGGCGTGTACGTCACCGTGGTGGACCGCGGCCTGACGGACACCAGCGCGCAGGATGCCTACGTGGCCGGCGACAACACCGCCTTCGGCAAGCTGCCGGCGGAGTACCTGGCCAAGCGCCTCAACGGCAAGGGCAACATCGTGGTACTGCGCGGCATCCCCACTACCATCGACAACGAGCGCATGGACGCGTTCAACGCGGTGCTGAAGAACCACCCGGACATCAAGGTGCTGGATGCGAAGTACGGCAACTGGAACCGGGACGATGCCTTCAAGGTGATGCAGGACTACCTGACGCGCTTCAAGCAGATCGACGCCGTGTGGGCCGCGGATGACGACATGGCGGTGGGCGTGCTCAAGGCCATCTCGCAGGCCAAGCGCACGGACATCAAGGAAGTGTTCGGCGGCGCGGGCGCCAAGGGCATGGTGAAGACCATCATCGACGGCAGCAACCCGCTCATCCAGGCGGACGTCTCCTACTCGCCCAAGTTCATCTACGACGCCATCAAGATGACCGCCGAGGCGCGCCTCAAGGGAGACAAGCTGCCGGCCACCACCATCGTGCCCTCGGTGCTCATCACCAAGGAGAACGCGAAGGACTTCTACTTCCCGGACTCGCCCTTCTAA
- a CDS encoding ABC transporter permease — protein sequence MPPEPIEALKPEAGAPAPGGAAVRPETSTRASHRARSLLHSFGPILGLVLLCIIGTALNSEFAAIDNVMNVLTRTAFIGIIAVGMCFVIISGGIDLSVGSMAALIAGAMILVMNRLGPELGSPVTVIAVGIGFALLLGALFGLAHGLLIAKGGIEPFIVTLGTLGIFRAYLTYFADGGALTLDSDLSDAYSPVYYASLLGIPIPVWIFLVVALVGGLVLNRTAYGRYVQALGSNEQVARYAAVNVDRIKVLTYMLLGLCVGIATVLYVPRLGSASPTTGILWELEAIAAVIVGGTALKGGSGTITGTVVGAVLLSVISNILNLTSIISVYLNAAVQGFVIIGVAFLQRRRK from the coding sequence TGCGCCCGGAGACCAGCACCCGCGCCAGCCATCGCGCGCGCTCGCTGCTGCACAGCTTCGGGCCCATCCTCGGGCTCGTCCTGCTGTGCATCATCGGCACGGCGCTCAACAGCGAATTCGCCGCGATCGACAACGTGATGAACGTGCTCACGCGCACGGCCTTCATCGGCATCATCGCGGTGGGCATGTGCTTCGTCATCATCTCGGGGGGCATCGACCTCTCCGTGGGCTCGATGGCGGCGCTCATCGCCGGCGCGATGATTCTCGTGATGAACCGGCTGGGGCCCGAGCTGGGCTCGCCCGTGACGGTGATTGCCGTGGGCATCGGCTTCGCGCTGCTGCTCGGCGCGCTGTTCGGCCTGGCGCACGGGCTGCTCATCGCCAAGGGCGGCATCGAGCCGTTCATCGTGACGCTCGGCACGCTGGGCATCTTCCGCGCGTACCTCACCTACTTCGCGGACGGCGGGGCGCTCACGCTGGACTCGGACCTGTCCGACGCCTACAGCCCCGTCTACTACGCCAGCCTCCTGGGCATTCCGATCCCCGTGTGGATTTTCCTCGTCGTGGCGCTCGTGGGCGGGCTGGTGCTCAACCGCACCGCCTATGGCCGCTATGTGCAGGCGCTGGGCTCCAACGAGCAGGTGGCGCGCTATGCGGCGGTGAACGTGGACCGCATCAAGGTGCTCACGTACATGCTGCTGGGCCTGTGCGTGGGCATCGCCACGGTGCTGTACGTGCCGCGCCTGGGCTCGGCCTCGCCGACCACCGGCATTCTCTGGGAGCTGGAGGCCATCGCGGCGGTCATCGTCGGCGGCACCGCGCTCAAGGGCGGCTCGGGCACCATCACCGGCACGGTGGTGGGCGCGGTGCTGCTGTCGGTCATCAGCAACATCCTCAACCTCACCAGCATCATCAGTGTGTACCTGAACGCGGCGGTGCAGGGCTTCGTCATCATCGGCGTGGCATTCCTGCAGCGCCGCCGCAAGTAG